Within Plectropomus leopardus isolate mb chromosome 23, YSFRI_Pleo_2.0, whole genome shotgun sequence, the genomic segment GTGATGTGGATCGTAGCTTTCATTTAGATTCACCTGGCTGGGCTAAACTTGAAAAACAGCAGATGGATGTCattatttattctctttgtgTTATGCATTTTAAAGTATACAATTACTCTCTTCATCAACATCACACCCTGCAGACGTGTTTATTAGCTTGAGAACATCTGTCAGCAAACCTTTGTGAAACTGCCGTAAAGAAATTATGAAACTTCAGAGAGGTAATAACACAGACTTCCGCttacaaataaaaagttgaatttaCATGTAATTAAACACATTATTGCTCATTTCTATACATTAAGGTGTTTTGCAACTACTTGGTCTGGCATGACCAGTTCCTAAAGCAAAATTAAGATGCAAACTTGAGATGCTACTGCTTTGTAGCTGACACTTTTTGTGCTACATTGTTTTAGCATTTACCATTTTCCTGTAACTGTTACCTGTGGCTGCAGTGGCCACTGTGTAAAAGTTGCATAGTCCAACTTTTAAGTATGATATGTAACctttctgcattaaaatgtctaaaaaccacGAGACCaatgttacatattttttgAGTTGTATACCTATCTTATCCCGAACTTTGTTCAAACCCAGAgaaatttatcattttaatcaaAGACACAGTCTGTCCCTTAGTTGCTGTTGCCTGTCAGTGGTGTCATATCCCCATTGCATTGTTTGCTAAAGCTGtcataaatttacatttaaattagcacatttaaataaatatgcatgaaaTGTGAATTGGAAGACGAATACTGTTTGTTAGAGGTGCCAGGCGATAGATACATTTATTGTCAGAAAAGCACCCAATTAATCTTTTAATGGCAAGGCAGAATAACTATATGTAAAATCATCACATCGTGACTAATCTAGATTCAACGTGTTTgcctaaataaaaaatctgctgCACACTTTGGTAACTTTTCATCCCACagaaagttacattttaaaactctgGCATTTGAGCTGCCAAGGGATTGTGTGAAAATTATTTAGGTGGGAAGTAGACTTAAAActtatatttcactttttaaaattgccagacttattaatattttatttggatCCTAACATTGACTTTCAAAACCTGACTTGGACCCTCCCCAgcatatgaatattttatgtgtatcctaaccttgacttaaaaaaaaaaaaaatgcagtccaATACATGCCCCCTTTTCTGAGCTCCACTCCCCTGGACTAATTTGTGTACAGTCCCTACCCTGCACCTctaaattaatatttacagtCACTATCTCTCCTCAAGATCACATTCACTCTGTTGACCATGTATAATAAGCATACAGGAATTTATTTTGGTGTTATCAGTGcgggaaaaaacataaaatgtgtgCAGGGAAGCAAGAACAAGCGGTGCTGATATAtatcactaaaaaaacacatacagtttTTGAATTGAACTAAAACAACAGAGTACTTGAATGTTGTTTTGCAGTGACACTTTGGATCAGTACTGACGGATAAAGTTAATCAACACTTTCAGAAACCAGGTGAAGTTTAGCATTCGTTCTTCTCCCTCTGCAGGCCTTCACAACCAGCAGCTTTTGAATTGTAAGAAATCCCGTGTTTTCCTGCTGACGTTTCCTTGACCCCTTTAAAGGCTCTGCATGGCTACATGCTGCTGTGATTGAGGTCTGAGAGGGCTTACGGCGATCAATGCAAAAGGATTAGCAACAAAACATCCAGCAGAAGATCCTTGCAGGCGTTCCCTCTGGTGTGATAACACTCTGTTTGACGTAGAGGTGTTTTCAATCAGATCCCATACCACTGCAGCTTAAATAACAGGACATTATATATCTTTTTGTACATTGTAAACACTATACTTTTGGATTTTGTTTACCCAAATCTCTCTGCAATGGTCACTGTTGATCTTTTGAAATTTAGCTTTAACCCAGACACCTCAGACACCTTTGATAAGCATTTAAAGCCTCTGACACCTGAAagaactggtttgatttttttttaaagcacaggaaaaacattgtgaccaacttggcatgaaatgtcccattGATTGCAaaagaattacctgaaaattagcagagGGGTATTCattagatataatcaaaaactaaaatgtcCAGGGATAAAGGAAACTGGAAGGGATGGAAGGAaacagagtgagtgaatgaaaaaaggagggagaaaatAAGGAAGCTAAACGAGGTAGTCTCAATCAGAGAAATTAATGACAAAATGTGCGTTAGATTTTTTTGAGTGATCATGTTATTTTGTGGCACAGTATGCCAATTCTCTGTTTTATCTAAAGCAATCAAAACCTCTTTTTTATATTCTCGTTATTACTTTTCCTATTCCCTCCATTATTTTTCATGACCTATGAGGCGTGTAAAGTAACTTCCTTGATCATGTCTCTGGTGGCGGCTCTTGGGTTCACAGAGGTGTGCAGCGCTCACGAGGGAGTGACATTTTTAGAGTAGCTCACACCCTGATGATTCTGCAGATCCCTCTCTGCTGGTACAATAtcttcctccagcagcagcggCCCTGCAGCCGAGCCACGCTGCGTCCCGCCACAGAGTGAGCGTGTCTGCGCTCTAcggttttgtgtctgttgtggGAGAGCAGCTTTGGCTTCAGCAGATAACTCTTATGACCAGGGGCAGTGAAatctgctgcattttaaaacttaaactgaTAAGTGTGACGTAGAAGCTGTGTGTGGCTGCCAAAAGACACACtgtaaattatgtcacaaaaagtTACCCATAAGGCACTGCTCTACCTCAAGGGTTGGTCCAtgataactacaaaaacacattttatctcACTTTTCAATAGTGGCATCCAGCCAGccagattatttattatttctgcttCGGTCATACTAGCTGagtgttcattaaaaaatgtcaacttaaaaaaatcaacagcaacatCTTTCATCTGCTGGAACTTGTGTGTCTCAAATCACATACTTTTGAACATAAGTTTGCTATTTTGAGTGCATGAGTGCGTTCACACCATATATAAAGATGGTCAACGCGTCTCCACAGTACAGAgatgaagctaaaatatcccggGTGAGACAGCTGCAGTCTTGCTCTGGTGACGTCACTCGGAGCCTGAGTCTGCACGGTAGCGATCTTCACGGTATCATATTTCCCGGCCATACACCCATCTGATCAATCGCAGGCAGCGCGGCTGTATGTGAGCACACCACCCACTTTCGTCGCCCATTTTGAGTTCAGATGCAGAGACAGATAACGGTCTCCTCACTCATCTTTAGTGTTTATGCATGTTGAATCATAGTCTTCTCTGTAGAAAATTGGAGTATTTGATTTGTGATCATTGTACAGCCACTGTATAGCACGTATATATTTTGGAGCAACACCGCCAGAATGCGAATTATACAGTGACAATTTGTTCTCGGGGGCCTCACAGGAAGTCAGTGCAGAGCAGGCGCGTGCTTCGGTGAAAAGAAGTCTTACAGTCCTTACAGTAACTGTGATTGTTCAACATAATGTCTGCAGGCTGTAGATGACGTCAAATCAAAACCAGTACACCAGTTCACAGGGAAAGTACCACACAACAACTTCTGTAGTCAGGGGTCACTAACAAAGTATTCTGGACCAAAACTGATAGCAAGACCATCATCTCCACTCGAACACAAACCTACACAATGGTGTACCAAAAGCAAAGAATCAGTCACCATGCCAAAGAGGTAGACAAGTCACAGCCATGTTAAATTTGAGATAATACTACCTTGTCGAAATTCATGCATGATACCACTGAGTACATTGTGCACGCATGGTTCTACATATAACTGTGCTAACAGAAGTATCCAATTTGAGACGCAGCACTGTACTTCCTGCAGTGTGCGTGAACCAGCCCTTTAAAGTCTCCTCCATGCACTGTTTGAAACAGTATGAATGAATCATGACTCGATCCAGACCCCCGGACAGTCTCATTAGTCACAACGGTTTGCACATCACAGGTTATTTAGACATCCACAGAGGTAAAATGTTTACAATCTATGCAAACAAATTCATCCTCCTGGGCAGCGTCTGTGCAGTCGATTGCAACGATTGCATTAAGGGAGCTGCCACTGCTCCaaattgtgttttgatgttAGCCTGGGCACCAGCTGCGCAGGAGAAAATGATGTACCTTTGCACTTAAATGAATTACGGCAGCCCACACTGTGGGCATGACACAGCTCAGAGATGTCCCGACTGTGAAACACTCCTGCTGCCAGGAGCTTGAGAGCTGTGAAAACCTGGAGTCGCTTTTCTCCTCAGTGTCTGCTGCGCTGAAACAGATCCCAGGTCAGCGGACACTTTGAACAGAAAAGCTTTTTGAAATGAGACGCAGCATGTTAGTCGGTGTTATTATCACAGGCCAGAAAATCAGCTCGGCCTCGAAAGGCTCCCTCTCACCTCAGTCTTTTGTCGGTCAGCGTCCTCTAACAGCACCGAAGCAATATCATAACACCGCGAGCATCCTTTACACACCGATAGATTTTAACAATTAGGATTCATAACAGCTGTTGCTCTCATTTCCCGTCTAGTATGTGTTATTCCACCAATAATTATTTACtctgatgataataaaaaaaaagattaagtcTTCACAGGATGCACACCTATTCCCATTTGTTAAAAATTGGTGGATAATGGAgtgtttgtgaaatgtgtttggGATCAGTCATGAGGAAATGATTAAGCATTTTCCAACCATGATTTTCTGACTATTACACTAAAATGACCCTCTTTGTTCTCAGGAATTTAACCATAAAATTATGTAGAAACAGGTGGTTTTCCCCTCCCTGATTCATGGTTATTACCTTCATGGTGCATGGTTAAATCAATCTGTTTCCAGGCAAGAAATGGCACTATTTGAAGCAATATTACAACAGCAAAAGATGGGATGTTTGGGATGGTGACAGAAggatttcttgtcatttttgatgGCGTTTTGTTGCTGTGGTGAATTGTTGTGATagtgaaatgaaaatggaatTACACCAATATTATGCCAGGAAACCATAACAATAACTCATCATTACCTCATCATTTTTGGCATGTTGCCCTATTATAAAGACATTATTCTACCTTTTTTCTTAGTAAACTTTCAGCATTTTTATATTGCCCCCTTGAATTAAGTACGACATGCAATAGAGGTCCCTGGTCAGTTACGATGCAAATTTAAAGTGATTATTTTGAGCTGATTCAGCGAAATAAGCAGTCTGTGCTTAGGTCCCCCTCGTCTCTGGGGCACCCtacaattttatcttttattttttaatgagcaAGAGACAATAAGCAATTTAACAACTTTACAACTTTGTAAAGAAGAACTGACAAGGCAATAAACTGGCAAATCAGGTAGGCTAAGTAATTAGTGTCCCTTACAAAGCAGGCACCCTAAGGATTGCCCCATTATTATCctatatatttctgtattttttggaaTATAACCTGGATCATCTTGTGTTTGCATTACCATGcgaatcaacatcagtttatcaaaagaaattcaaaattaaacgtggcataaaatttttttttttaaaaatggtccAAAAGCAAGTTCTcaacaaaatactaaaaatgacaTTGATTCATTTTggccctccctctccctcaaGGTGTGTCGATGCCGATCCCAGTGATCGGCCTCCACAACGAGGACAAGGTCTTCGTCAACGGCAGCTGTGTCCTCAACGAGGAGCGCTTCATGCTGATTGGCTCCTTCGTGGCCTTCTTCATCCCACTGGTCATTATGGTGGTGACATACTGCCTCACCATACAGGTAGTCGTGTCAGTGTGTGCCTTCCAAACTCTGTCTATGCTCCACAGCTCCCTGCCTCTTTTTCTTCATCCTTTATTCTCTCCCTGTCCACGCCAGGTGCTCCAGAGGCAGGCCACTGTCTTCCTGTACGAGGCAAAGACTTCCTCCCAGCAGCCTTTGCACACACCAGCAATGACAAACACGCTGCAGCCTCCACCCAGCACCTTCCACATCCCTCAGATCAACACGCTCTCCCCTTCAAACTCACAAGGTAAAAAACGCTCAGCTGCTGAATTTGAGttcattttaacagaaaaatcaCCCTGAAAATCAATGAATTTATGTGAATTCATTCAAAGTCATAAACTATCAGCAATACCCATATGTTTTTAATACTGTTAAACGAAGGTTGAAAACAACCGTTGAGAGTGGTTTTTATAACCCTTCTGATGTGCCTTATGTTggtattttatcttgttttccTTCGCTGGGGATTTTAATCACTCCACAAGCCTTAAAAATTCCCAAATTAAACCATGAGAAGCACAAAATAGCCTTtgctgtttgtgtatttttgactCTTGCAGTCCAAAAACTGttgcatatttgcattttcaataaTAAAAGATGGTTCCACCACAACCCATTACCAACAGTCTGCTCCATGCATACATCATATCAGCTCATTCAGCAGCAGTATATGATGGTGCTGAGTGAGCACACAGAAGCTATCTGTCCCATCAGTGTGACGGCTGGTTCCTGATTTCAAGTTGAGCCTTAGCTTCTCCAGTGGAGATCAAATTACATGATGTGGTACCTGCTTACCAAACTTACAACCTTGTGCACCACCACATAGCTTGGCTGTATCAGTGGTGGCCCTGTAAATCCAAAAGCCACAATTAAATTTAAGGAATGCTATGTGCCTGAAAGAtacacttgagtaaaagtacaactttctttattttaacatatatttacTGGTTTTTGAAAGCATAAACAGAAAGACAGTAGTAGTATGAAATGAACATATACCCACATGTGTACATAAACAcatgttgacacacacacatacagaaacgttttgttttttttgaaagatttcttACCAAAAATGCTTGTGGTAGAAGTTTAGGTCACCTATTATAATATTAACAGTTAGTTCTAGCAGTTTGTATATTAACCGTTTTTGAGGCCACCTTTGGCCTGCGGGTCACACTTTGAGCAGCTATGCTCTGGTGTCTGAATCAGGGAAAAGTGTGAATGAAACATTCTTGTGTTTAGGCCTCGTGCCTACAAAATGTCAGCAGCCTTGTTAACACACAACATCTGACACATTCACTGGTTTGCTGTTCTAAATGAAATCTGCAGCAGTTTTCTTTGGAACTCCTGGTGAAAATCCAATCTTTCACTTTTGCAGCTGACACactttatagaaaaaaaggtgCATTTATACACAACATCTTTTTTGTATGATGTTAgagaatcatttttttaatctctttttggTGCAGTTTCATTTGTTTAACCATGATCCATTTTTGGTAATGCAGATCATTGACTCCTCTTCCCCTTCCTGCAGAGTTGAAGCCCCCGCCTCCTCAGAGCAGACGGAACACGTTGAGCTGTCTGAAAGGAGCAGAGCCCAGCATACTGCTCAGCGCCTCCACGCCAGACAGCATAAGCATCATTCCCAGCTCGGAGGTGGCGTCTCAGCTCAGCTCTCCGGCCGCGGGGCCGGGGCGGAGCGACACGTCAGGTTGCCATGGGCGACGGGGGATGATGCAGGCCATAAAGAACGAGAGGCGGGCCTCCAAGGTGAGAGCAAACAGTGGAGCTGAGTGCTTGTCGGGTGATTTAAGGTGCACTTCATCCAGGGCTGCTAGAAATAACAGCTGcaagataaacagataaatacactTAGAGGTAGGGCTGGGTATCTAAACTCACAACTtatgtggtgtttttaaattagatttCTTAAGTGGCCACTTGTgctcacacaaaaaacaacttaacagtggctgaaatacttatttttttccaaacttgaGTGGTTTAATGGCTCACCTTGCTGCCCCAGGTCATTGCGTTGTGACATCACTGGTGGGTGCAATCACAGgctcaacaaaaaacacatctgactACCCAACCACACCCAGCAGTCATGTTGGGTGTCGTCAGAGGTGCAACACCCTTTAGACTATCAACCAGAGAGGGCAAGGAAACACTGCTTTTTAACCTTGTGATacgttttgttttattttatttggggtttttttttgtttcgtaaggttttatacaaaaatatatttatagtagGAACTAAAAACATTCTTGGTTTCACTTTCAAATATGGTTTTACTAAGGTATCATAGCATCGGGTATCAAAATAATGTTGATGATAATGATTCTCAGCCTTTCTTGAGGGAGGTGCAAAGATGGTAATGTCTAAGACACAGATTGGATGGCAACATTACCAATGCTAGTGTGTATCAGACAGCATAAGCATCATTCCCAGCTTATTCCCACATCAGTGGTTAAATCCGCCAAAGGTAAAATTAAAGTATAATCAAGTAAAACAAACCAATCACAACTCTCAAAACAGTCACATACAGTTGTTGGCACCTAGCTATTGCAAGATTGTGATCTTGTATCCTGATGTTCATGTCAAAGGCTTACACTGATATTTAATTCTCTGCGTGCAGCATCATTATCACTAAATGTATTGAATTTCTCCTTTGAAGACCAAGAAATATGTTACCACACAGAAACTTTTACGTCTGCTCTGAAATGGTTAGAAGAGCTCATGTTATCAAATCCAGCCAGACGCTTAAAGCAATGTCAAAAACCCTGAAGCGTTGCCAGAGTCAGAGTGCTCAGAGGTTGCTCTGTGGTGGCTTTACTGAATTCAAATTCATGTTGGATGAAGAccaaagcacttttacactgtATCAAAAATTACAATCCCAGTAGAAGAGCCACACTGAAAGTGATATTAAAGGTGAACCATTGATGCTCaatttcatacttttattttgggtttctgcGAGACTATGTTTGCATGCTTTATtgctcaaaaacactttattttcccgatttttgttgttttttcttaccCCAGAATGAGCaaagccatttatatctaccaACAGAGCCGGTCCTTTTTCACAGAGTCCACCATGATATTTCTACGGTGGCCCAGAAGGGAAagagccatttgcatttttgtgttttctcctaCATGTTTGGCACAGGAGAGAAGTTTCACTTGGTTGCAGTTCGCACCTGCACAGCTAGATGCAAATAAATATCTCACCCAAGccactgtttttttccactgaaagaAACCTTTTATGTTAAGGGATTTCAAACCTCttcccctattttttttcttttcttttccttgtttctCCTACataatattgcacattttcttttttctctttcattcaaTTTCTATGCTGACTCTCTCCTTTATTGTTCAATTTTTCTCCTCCTATGTCACTTTTACATCTTATTTCTatcatctctctttctttagGTCCTAGGTATtgtcttctttctcttcctcatcATGTGGTGTCCCTTCTTCATCACCAATGTCACCTTCGTCCTGTGCCGGGGCTCCTGCAATGAGTCCTTGCTTAATGATCTCCTCAATGTCTTCGTCTGGGTGGGCTACATCTCCTCTGGAGTGAACCCTCTGGTCTACACCCTCTTCAATAAGACCTACAGGAGAGCGTTCTCCAGCTACATCAGGTGCCAGTACAAAGTGGGGGCCAACGCAGCTGGACAGAGTTGCAAAACCCTCCTGGTCCCCCCACCGTGCCCATCGCACGCCGTAACGCCTCTTCTCATGGGCAGTCACGGTAAAGATGGCATGGACCGCAATAGTAACTGTCGCAACGGTGGCAGGGGGGATAACGGGAGGCTGACGGTGGACCCGGACGACATGACTGACGACGAGACACAAATCGGAATAGTGTCGCAGAGCCTCTCCGAATGCCACAACATCGGCATGCTTTCGGAGACGGAGCCGGAAACAGAGGTGGAGCAGGAGCTGTCACTCATCAGCTACAGCCCCGCCTCCAGAGAACACACCAGCAGCGTGTGATTgcgtgcttttttttttgtcgtcttctttttttaacctgcagACGCTGGGCCGTTTCGGCAAGCTGGTGCTGGAAGCCTACCTTTGCAGCCTTTTATTGGCTGCAAACCTGCAGTGggtaattttattgtgaaaggacTAGTCTTGGTTGAAGAGCCTTATCCCCCACACTGAAGTGCACTACTTACAGCAATGTGTGAAAGAAATCAGAGAGAAGTTAACCTCTAAgatgaaaaagttttggaatGAAAGCCAATATTTcagatgtgtttattttttatttggtgtgAAAATGTTGGTTTTCAGACCACAAATGGAGGACAAAAGCGTGAAGATGTGCTCTGCAGTCACAAAATGTGGTGTACTTCATGGGGACTAAGGTACCAGACAGGGACAAAGTGGGTGTGACAAGAAGCAATGATGAGCTTACTCTCGTTGTTAAGCTTGTATGAAGTCAGGCGGCCCTCGACGGAGTCCCACTGATACAGGTTACAGAGTCGAGCGCCGTCCGCTGAGGTCAAATGACGACTTCAAGCCTTCAAAGAGTCCAAATGCAGTCCGAGCTCTGGTTCTCTCTACACCAAGCAAACTAAACCAAATCTATTTTTGTGCCGATCAAGCTTGACAACAGTCATAGAATATACCCCAATGAACCTTTCCAGCATGTATAATCAAACCATTCAGCCAACAGAAATGGGATTTTTCTGCAAAGGAAACTTTCTGGAGGCTACAGCAGTCAAAGTTTGTCTTCGAGGACCAAGATGAAGGAATGTACAATGGCCACTGGTCTCTGGTGGACTCACAGTGCCATCTGGTGGTCAAACGACACAGAGAGGGCACTTCCCTTGGATTGAACAAGGGGATAAAAGAGCTAAATAACATGGCGCAGGCCTTTGGTCCAACACAACAGTCAGGCTCTTGCTTCTGTTGACCAATCACTTTAAAAAGTCCCAACTTCTAAAAGTTTTTACTAAAATCAGTCAAcaaaatttagaataaaaagggagcaatttaaaattgtaaatgtgatttttttaatacaagaGTGCACAAATGTTCCACAGATGTCATTCTTAAAAGGAACAACATATAGAGATTTTATTTATCAGCTACAGCTTACTATCATTACTTTCATTTGCCACCCTCATAAAtcttataaaataatttcaaacttACTTTCCAAGATCtcactaaccctaacccctgaTTGCAAACAACAGTGGAATTTCATGGATCCAATGTCAcattaattaagaaaaactaGCTATATTTCCCTACGT encodes:
- the htr2cl1 gene encoding 5-hydroxytryptamine (serotonin) receptor 2C, G protein-coupled-like 1 is translated as MKEKNWPALLILVIIALTIGGNILVILAVSLEKKLQNATNFFLRSLAVADMLVGILVMPISLINILYDYAWPLPSALCPIWIYLDVLFSTASIMHLCAISLDRYVAIRNPIEHSRFNSRTKAMMKIAAVWTISIGVSMPIPVIGLHNEDKVFVNGSCVLNEERFMLIGSFVAFFIPLVIMVVTYCLTIQVLQRQATVFLYEAKTSSQQPLHTPAMTNTLQPPPSTFHIPQINTLSPSNSQELKPPPPQSRRNTLSCLKGAEPSILLSASTPDSISIIPSSEVASQLSSPAAGPGRSDTSGCHGRRGMMQAIKNERRASKVLGIVFFLFLIMWCPFFITNVTFVLCRGSCNESLLNDLLNVFVWVGYISSGVNPLVYTLFNKTYRRAFSSYIRCQYKVGANAAGQSCKTLLVPPPCPSHAVTPLLMGSHGKDGMDRNSNCRNGGRGDNGRLTVDPDDMTDDETQIGIVSQSLSECHNIGMLSETEPETEVEQELSLISYSPASREHTSSV